One Cumulibacter manganitolerans genomic window, CGACCGCCGGGCTGCCCGACCCTCGCCCGGTCGAGCACCAACCGCGCAGCGAGCTCCTTGGCCTTGCGTCGCAGCTCCTCGTCGGTGGCCTGCACCAGCTCGCCGAGCAACGCCATCATGTCGTCCGGGTTGGACTCCATGGCCTCGTCGACCGCGGCCTCGTCCAGCTCGCCGACCTCGGGCGAGACGTCCGAGAACATCGGGTTCGCCGACAGCTCCTGCCGGCCCTTGGTGCGCTGCTTCGGACCCGACTGGCCTCGTCCCGGGGGCGGCGGCTGCGCCGCCTCGGAACCCTGGTCAGCCGGGTCTACGCTTCCCCCGAGTCGTCGTCCTCGTCCTTCGGCTCGCGGCCGAACACCGCTTCGTAGAGCTCGCGCACGACCTCCTCGGGGGTGCGCGAGGAGGACTCGTGCAGCCGCACGCGGCCGGACAGCGCGACCGTGGCGGCGTCCAGCCCGAGATGCCAGTCGGTGACCGGGATGCCCCGCGCCTGGGCCAGCGCGCTGGCCACCTTCACCAGGTCGATCACGCCGCGCACCGACGAGCCGACCCGCACGTCGGAGTGGTCGCGCGTCGAGCGCACCAGCTCGATGACCTTCGCGCGCCAGTCGTCGGGGACCTCGGGGGCGCGCAGCACGCCGATCTGGTTCTCGGCCTCCGGCGACTGGTAGCCCATGGCGATCCGGCAGGTGCGGTCGTAGATCGCGCCGGAGATCCGCGCGGTGCCGACCGAGTCGTACGGGTTCATCGCCGCGACGAACGAGAAGCCGTCGGCGGCCCGCACCGAGCCGAGCCGCGGCACGTGCACCTCCCCCTCCGACATCGACGTGAGCAGCACGTTGAGCGTCTCCTCCGGCACCCGGTTCAGCTCCTCGATGTACAGCAGACCGCCGCTGCGCATCGCCTCGAGCAGCGGACCGTCGACGAAGATCTCCGGGGTGTAGCCCTGGGCCAGCACCTGCGCGGGGTCGAAGTGCCCCACGAGCCGGCCCGGGGTCAGCTCCGCGTTGCCCTCGACGAAGATGAACGGCACGTGCTGGCGCGCGGCGACCGCCCGCAGCAGCGTCGTCTTCCCGGTCCCGGGCGGGCCCTCCAGCACGACGTGGGCGCCGGCCTCGAGCGCGGCGAGCAGCAGCTCGACCTCGCGTTCGCGTCCTATGACCTCATCGCCGAGATCGGCGTACGAAATACTCATTCTCTTCTGCTCACTCAGCTTTCCTCGGTCGCGCACACGGCGACAGACCTCCGGCGCCCTCGAGTCGAGGACGTCGGGGTCTGCCGCCATTATGCCCAGTGCTCGTGCGATGCCTAGTGCTCGTGGACCATCACGCCACGGACGTTCTTGCCCTCTTCCAGGTCGTCGTACCCCTGGTTGACCTCGTCGAGGGTGTACGTGCGGGTGATCAGCTCGTCGAGCTTGATGTCGCCGGACTGGTACAGCCCGATGATCTTGGGAATGTCGGTGGTCGGGTTGCAGTCGCCGAACAACGACCCCTTGACCGTCTTGCGGAACAGCGTCATCAGCGACCCGGGCAGCTTGATGTTGTCCAGGTCGAGCCGGTTCAGGCCGGTCAGCACGACGGTGCCGCCCTTGCCGATCGTGTGGAAGCCGGCGGTGATCTGCGGCTCCTCCACCAGGCCCGTGGTGATGATCAGCTTGTCGGCCATCTGCCCGCGGGTCAGCTCGGTGACCTTCGCCATCGCCTCCTCGGCGGTGGCGAACGCGTGGGTCGCGCCGAGCTCCATCGCCTTCTCGCGCTTGTTCTCCAGCGGGTCGACGGCGATGAGGTTCTTCGCGCCGGCGTACCGCGCGCCCTGCACGGCGTTGATGCCGATGCCGCCGATGCCGTACACGACGACGGTCTCGCCGGGGCGCACGTTCGCCGTGTTCACCGCGGAGCCGAAGCCGGTCGGCACACCGCAGCCGACCAGGACCGCCTTGTCCAGCGGCACGTCGTCGTCCACCTTGACGCACGAGGCCTGGTGGATGACGCCGTACTGGCTGAACGTGCCGATCATGCACATCGCGCCGACCTTGTCGCCCTTGGAGTTCTTCATCGGCCAGTGATCGCCCGGCAGCCCGCCGATGAGGATGTCGGCACCCATGTCGCAGATGGACTGCTGCCCGTTGGCGCAGTAGCGGCAGGTGCCGCAGTTCGGGATGAACGAGCAGACCACCTGGTCGCCGGCCTTCACGCGGGTGACGCCCGGCCCGATCTTCTCGATCACGCCGGCCCCCTCGTGGCCGAGCACCATGGGCAGCTGGGCCTCCATGTCGCCGTTCTTGATGTGCAGGTCGGAGTGGCACAGCCCTGCGTGGGTGTACCGGATCAGCACCTCGCCCTCGCGCAGGTCGTCGTCGAGCTCCAGCTCCTCGACGACGATCGGCTTTCCGGTCTCGTAGACGACGGCGGCCTTGGTCTTCATCACAGCGGACTCCTCGTGGTCGGTCTCCGGGACGCGGCCGATCGGTGACTCGTCGAGGGGCGAACGAGCGACGTGACCGCGATCACCTGTCTATCGCGGTACGCCGGAGTTGTCGAGGGCCGAAGGTCGCAGAACGAAGCCCGGTGGCCACCGAGCGGAAGGTCAGCCGCGCAGGACCGCCTCGCAGATCGCCAGGCCCTCGACCGCGCCGGCCGACAGCGCGCCCGCGCAGTGCACGATCCAGCGGGCGACGCCCTCCGGCGTCCCGCCCCGGTAGGCGGCCAGCGCCTGCTCGTACTCGCGGCGCTCGGCGACGTGCCCGACCTCGGGGACGGCGAGCGCCTTCGGGTCGACGCCGGTGGAGATCAGCGCCACCCGCGCAGCGCCGCGCGCGACCACGCCGTTGAGCGCGGCGAACGGCCTGAGCGCGAGGAGCTCGCCGTGCACGACGGCGGCGACGACGACGCCCGGCAGGTCGCGGGAGCGCGGGGCGCGGACGGTGTCGGCGAGTTGCTGCAGCCTGCGGGAGACCTCCGGGCCGCCGACCGGCCGGCCGAGGTCGTCGTTGTGCAGCGACCCTCGGGCCGCCTGCAGGTGCAGCGCGGCGATCGCCTGCAGCGGTGCCTTCTCCCAGGTCTCGGTGATCCGGCCGAGGCCGCCGGCGACGCGCAGGCAGCCGGTGACGACCGGGTCGTCGATCGTCCCCGCCCGCACCGCCTCGAGCTGGTAGCCGTGGTCCTCGAGCTCGGCGGACGCGCGCGCGCCGCGGATCAGCGACTCCCCGCTGACGTCGGCGGACTGCTTGCGCAGCACCCGATGCTTCAGCAGCCGGTCGACGTCCTCGCGAGCCCGGGCACACGCCTCGGCGACGCCGGGAAGGTCGACGAGGGGCAGCAGCGGATCGGTCGCGGGAGCAGTCGGCACGCGCTCCAGCCTAGCCACCGCCGGAGCGTGCAGCGGCCGGGCCCGCCGACCCGGGCGGGCGCCGTCCGCCCGGGGGATAGGGTTGCCGGATGGACACCAACCACACGAACAGCAAGCCCGAGTTCGAGATCCCGCAGAGCACCCCGCCGGCGGAGCTGCAGATCGAGGACATCACCGTGGGCGACGGCGCCGAGGCGCAGGCGGGCATGACGGTCGACACCCACTACGTGGGCAAGTCCTGGTCGACCGGCAAGCAGTTCGACGCCTCCTGGGACCGCGGCCAGTCGCTGTCCTTCCCGCTCGGCGCCGGGCGCGTCATCCAGGGCTGGGACCAGGGCATCGTCGGGATGAAGGTCGGCGGCCGGCGCAAGATCACCATCCCGCCGCACCTCGGCTACGGCGAGTACGGCGCCCCCGGCGCGATCGCGCCCAACGAGACCCTGGTCTTCGTCGTCGACCTCGTCGGCGTCCGCTAGCCGGTCCCGGCGCGACCGCCGGAGCACTCCCCATAACGTCGGCCGTGCGGCCCGCTGTCCACCTGGGGTGGACGACAGGCCGCACGGCTGACGATTTCCGGAGGTCCTCCCCGGCGAGGACGCCGACGTCGCATTCACGCATGCGACTTTGACAATAAATTCCGCGCGGGCGTTTGCTCTTCTGCATGCCCCTCACGCGCTCCCCCGGCTGCCGCACGTCCTGCTCCCGTCTCGCCGAGCCGCGCCGGCGCGCCTCGCGCACCGGAGCGCGGCGGCGCGGCCTGCGCCGGCTCGTCGCGATCACGGCGATCGGGGTCGGCGGGCTGTCGCTCTCGGCCTGCACCGCGGAGGGCAGCGGGGACGTCGTCGTCGGGTTCTACCCCCTGGAGTACCTGGCCGGCAGCATCGCCGGGGACAGCCAGACGGTGCTGAACCTCGCGCAGCCCGGCGCCGAGCCGCACGACATGGAGCTGACCGCCAAGCAGATCGGCGCCGTCGGCGCGGCCTCCCTGGTGATCTACGAGAAGGGGCTGCAGCCGGCCCTCGACGATGCGGTGCGCAACGAGCACCCCGCGCACGTCCTCGACGTCAGCACCGTGACGCCTCTGGAGGGCGGCTACGAGGAGCTCGGCCACGGCGACGCGGAGTCCCACGAGGGGCACGACCACGAGCAGGAGACGCTGGACCCGCACATCTGGCTCGACCCCAAGCGGATGCTGGCGCTGGCCGCGGCCGTGAAGGATCACCTCGTGCAGATCGACGAGGCGGGGGCGTCGACGTACGAGCAGAACCTCGCCGCGCTGCAGACCAAGCTGGAGAATCTCGACGCCGACTTCACCGCGGGGCTGGCCAACTGCGAGCGCACCGCCATCGTCACGACGCACAATGCGTTCGGCTACCTCGCCAAGGCGTACGGCCTGCAGCAGGTCGGCATCGCCGGGCTGACCGAGGAGGAGCCGTCCCCGCAGAAGCTCGACGAGGTCCAGCAGTTCGTGCAGGCGAACGGCGTGACGACGATCTTCTACGAGCAGGCGGTCAGCGACAAGTACGCCAAGACGGTCGCCGCCGAGACCGGCGCGAAGACGGCCGTCCTCAACACCCTCGAGGTACGGCCGCCCTCCGGTGACTACCTCAGCGCGATGGAGCAGAATCTGCAGGCACTGCGCCAGGCGCTCGGCTGCAGCTAGCGATCGCGAGGGGAGACCGGTGGAGCTTCGGCATCTGCGGTACTTCCTCGCCGTCGCCGAGGAGCGGCACTTCGGGCGCGCCGCCGCGCGGCTGCACATGGCGCAGCCGCCGCTGTCGCAGCAGATCAAGCGCCTCGAGGACGAGATCGGCGCGCAGCTGCTCGCGCGCACCACCCGCCACGTCGAGCCGACGCCGGCGGGGCTCGCGTTCGCCGACCGGGCCCGGGCGATCCTGGCCGAGGTGGACGCCGCGGCCGCCGAGGCGCGCAGCATCGCGCAGGGCAGCGCCGGCTCCATCCGCATCGGCTTCGTAGGGTCGGCGTCCTACCAGGTGATGCCGCAGGTCGCCCGCGCGATCCGCACCGCCCTGCCGGACGTCGAGATCGTGCTCTCCGGCGAGATGCTCACGCCCGCGCAGACCGCCGCGCTGCTGCACGGCACCATCGACCTCGGGGTGCTGCGCGGCCCCGTCGACGCGCCCGAGCTCGCCGTGCTTCCGCTGGCCGACGAGCCGCTCATCGCCGCGCTGCCGGACCCGCACCCGCTGGCGAGCGCCGAATCACTGGACCTCCGCGACCTCGCCGGGAGCCGGTTCGTCGGCTACCCGGGCGGCCGGCGCTCGGTCGTGCACGCCGCCGTCACCGAGGCGTGCGCCCGCGCCGGCTTCTCCCCCGACATCGCCATCGAGGCGGCCGAGACCGCCACGATCGTGTCGCTGGTCGCGGCCGGCGCGGGCGTCGCCCTGCTACCGGAGTCGGTGCGGCACCTGACGATCCCCGGCGTCCGGTACGTGCCCCTGACGCCGGCGCCGCCGCTGGTCCGCCTCGCCGCGGCATGGCGCAAGGACGACGCCTCGCCGCTGCTGGCGCGGGTGCTGGACGTCGTCCGCGGACTATTCCCCGCCGAGCAGCGCGATGTCTGAGGGGTGCGTCGCCAGCGGCGTCACCTCGACCGACATGTACTTGAACAGCGGCAGATTCCACAGGATCTCGTGCAGCCGCTCGTTGTCCGCGACGTCGAAGATGCTGATGTTCGAGTACTGACCGGCGCACCGCCAGATGTGGCGCCACTCGCCACCGCGCTGCAGGTCCTGCGAGTACGCCTTCTCCTTCGCGATCGTCTCGGCGATCTGCGCGGGGTCGGCGTCGTGCGGGATGTGCACGTCCATCTTCACGGCGTACAGCATCAGGCAGGGTCCAGGACGTAGTCGTACACGGTCTTCTCGGCGTCGCCGTCCTTCTGGATGTCGAGCATCAGCTCGGGCTTGACGGCAGAGGCGACATCGTCGGCGTTGTGCTCGTCGCCCGGGAAGTACAGCTGCGCGGTGATCAGCCGGTAGCCCGGCGCCGAGGCCTTCATGTGGATGTGCGCGGGGCGCCAGGCGTGCCAGCCGGCGGCGGCGATGAGCTTGCCGCACGCGCCGTCCGTCGGGATCTGGTACGGCGCAGGCCGCACCGTGTTGAAGACGTAGCGGCCCTCCTCGTCGGCGACCACCGCCGAGCGCAGGTTCCACTCCGGGATGCCCGGGGCGTACTGCGAGTAGAAGCCCTGGGCGTCGGCGTGCCACATCTCGAGCTTCGCGTGCGGGATCGGCTTCCCGTCCAGGTCGCGCACCTGGCCCTCGAACCGCAGCGGCGTCCCGGGCTCGCCGTCGCGCATCGGCATCTGGGCGGTGCCCTGGAACTCCGGCGCGCCGGGCACGTAATACGGGCCCTCGATGGTGCCCTTGGAGCCCTTGCGATCGGCGCTGTTGACCTCCTCGACGACGTGCTCGACCCAGACGTCGAGGAACAACGGCCACTCGCCGTCCTCGCCGACCTGGATCAGCCAGTTCTTCAGCGCGTCGTACTCGGCGTACGTCACCTGGTGCTTGCGGATGGTGTCGTGGACGGCGCTGAGCACCTCCGTGGCGAGCAGGCTGACCCGCTCGGGGTCGGTGTCCGCGACGCCGGCCTGCTGCTTGGCCTTGAACGCCGCGGTCGCCCCGGCGCCCGAGTCGGCCGCGCGGGCGGTCGTCTCCTCCTGAAAATCGGTCATTGCCGGTCCTTTCGTGGTGGTGCGGTGAGTGGGTGCTAGTCCTCGCGGTAGTGCGCGAGCTTGGTCTCGTCGACCGTCAGCCCCAGACCGGGACCGGGGCGGACGGCGAGCCGCCCGTCGACGATCTGCAGCGGCTCGGCGAGCAGGTCGTCGGACATGTCCAGGAAGTTCGACAGCTCACCTGCGCGGCGGGCGGTGGCGGCGAACGCCGCCCCGAAGGCGACCGTGCAGGCCGTGCCGATCTGGCCGTCGATCTGGTTGCCCATCACGGTCTCGACGCCCAGGCCCTCGCACTGCCCGAGGATGCGCTGGGAGTCGCTGAAGCCGGTGCGCGCGGTCTTGATGCTGATCGCGGTCGCCGAGCCGCCGAGCAGCTCGCGGGTGACGTCGGCCTGGGTGGGCACGCTCTCGTCGGCCACGAACGGGATCGCGCTCTGCCGGACCAGCCAGCGGCGGCCCAGCACGTCGTCCGCCGGGCAGAGCTCCTCGGCGAGGGTGAGCCCCAGGTCGGCCATCTGCCGCATGGCCTCCGCGGACTCCGACGGCGTCCAGCCGCGGTTGCCGTCGACGTACAGCTCGATGTCGTCGCCGAGCTCGGTGCGCAGCGCGCGGCACACGTCGACGTCCAGCGCGATCGGGTGCCGGCCCACCTTGACCTTGAACGTCGTGATGCCGTACCGCTCGCGCATCCGTCGGGCCTGCTCGACCATCACCTCGGGAGAGTCGAAGCCGAGCATGTGGCACACCCGCATCTCGTCCGTCCACCCGCCGAGCAGCTCGGTCACCGAGCGGCCGGTCGCCTGTCCGACGAGGTCCCAGATCGCCATGTCGACGGCGGCCTTCGCGGTCGGGTTGCCGACGGTGCGGTGCAGCGCCGCGCGAACCTGCTCGCGCGCGAAGATGCTGGTGCCGCTCAGCGCCGGGGCGAAGAGCCCGCTGATGACGGCGATGATCGAGGCCTGCGTCTCGCCGTAGGTGAACGGTCGTGGCGGGGCCTCCGCGGTGCCGACGAGACCGTCGTCGGTGTGCACCCGGACAAGCACGTGCCGCGCCGTGTCGACCTCGCCGCTGGCGAACCGCAGCGTCTTGGCGTAGGGAATGGCGAACGGAATCGCCTCGATGCGCTGGATCTGCACGCGGTCCTCCTGCCGTCGCACCGAACGTAAACCGCGGTCGAGACGACGTCCAATACCTAATTGCGTGCGATCAAGACTTCCGGGGTCTCAATGCGTCACGAGCAGCTAGATACCCGCGCCCTCGAGCTCGTGCTGGGTCGCCAGCCGGCGGGACAGCTGGGTGGTGGCCGTGGACGCGGCGACCCCGAGCGCCACCGCGCCGAGCGCCCAGCCGGTCCCGCGCCGCTCGATGCCGAGGGCGTGGTCGAGCGAGAGCTTCCCCGGTCCGCTCTCGACCAGCGCCGCGAGCGCCGTGATCAACGTCAGGTTGTACTCGTACCCGCCGTTGGCGTTCCACGGCCCGTTCGGCAGATGCACGGTGCGGACGGCGGTGGTCATCGCGCCGATGAGCCCGGCGGCCGCCAGCGGCGTGAACAGGCCCGCGGCGACCAGCGCGCCGCCCGCGGTCTCGGTGACGCCGGCGGCCAGCGCGTTCTGCCGGGTCGGGTGCAGCCGGAGCGAGGCCATCATCTGCTCGGTGCCCTCCAGCCCCGGACCGCCGAACCAGCCGCGGAGCTTCTGCAGCCCGTGCCCGACGAAAAAGCCTCCGATGGTCAAGCGTCCTACCAGTCGCGCGATTCCCACGATGAGCTCCTCAGGTCCTCGGTGTGCACGGGTGCCCTGCCGCTGACGGCGGCATCGTCGGCGCCCGCGGTCTCGATCATCTCGCCGATCCGTCCACGGCGCCAGATAGCGCTAGATTGACAGAAACGGTTCTGCTGATCTGGAGGCACGCATGTCCGAAGAGTCACCGACGATCGACAACCTGCTGCACGAGACGCGCACCTTCGTGCCCAGCTCGGACTTCGCGGCGCAGGCCAATCTGACGGCCGAGTCGTACGACGAGGCCGCGTCCGACTTCGAGGCGTGGTGGCGCAAGCAGGCAGACCGGCTGACCTGGGAGACCGAGCCGACCCAGACGCTCGACTGGAGCAACCCGCCGTTCGCCAAGTGGTTCGCCGACGGCAAGCTCAACGTGGCCTACAACTGCGTCGACCGGCACGTCGAGGCCGGCAAGGGCGACAAGGTCGCCTACTACTTCGAGGGCGAGCCGGGCGATACCCGCGAGATCACGTACGCCGACCTGAAGGACGAGATCAGCCGCGGCGCCAACGCGCTCACCGAGCTCGGGGTGCGGGCCGGCGACACCGTCGCGATCTACATGCCGATGATCCCCGAGACCGTCTTCGCGATGCTGTCCTGCGCCCGGATCGGCGCCGTCCACACCGTCGTGTTCGGTGGTTTCGCCGCCGACTCCCTCGCCACCCGCATCCTCGACTGCGGCGCGAAGGTGGTGATCACCGCCGACGGTGGCTACCGGCGCGGCAAGCCCGCCGGGCTGAAGGACACGGTCGACAAGGCGCTGGAGAAGACGCCCGACGTGCACACCGTCCTCGTCGTCCGCCGCACCGGCCAGGACACCCCGATGACCGACGGGCGCGACAAGTGGTGGGAGGACTTCGTCGGCGGGCAGAGCCCCGAGCACACGCCGGAGGCGTTCGACGCCGAGCACCCGCTGTACGTCATGTACACCTCGGGCACGACCGGCAAGCCGAAGGGCATCCTGCACACCAGCGCCGGGTACCTGACCGGCTGCGCGTACACGCACTGGGCGCTGTTCGACATCAAGCCCGACACCGACGTCTACTGGACCGCGGCGGACGTCGGCTGGGTGACCGGCCACTCGTACATCGTCTACGGGCCGCTGGCCAACGGCACCACGTCGGTGCTGTACGAGGGCACGCCCGACACCCCGCACCAGGGCCGCTGGTGGGAGATCATCGACAAGTACAAGGTGTCCATCCTTTACTGCGCGCCCACCGTGATCCGGATGTTCATGAAGTGGGGCGAGGAGATCCCCGCCAAGTACGACCTCGGCACCCTGCGCCTGATGGGCTCGGTCGGCGAGCCGATCAACCCCGAGGCCTACGTCTGGTACCGCCGGGTGATCGGCCACGACTCGGTGCCGGTGGTCGACACCTGGTGGCAGACCGAGACCGGGTCGGTGATGATCTCGCCGCTGCCGGGCGTCACCGCGGCCAAGCCGGGCTCCGCCATGCGCCCCATCCCCGGCATCTTCGCCGACGTCGTCGACAGCTCCGGCGTCCCGGTGCCCGACGGGCAGGGCGGCTACCTGGTCATCACCAAGCCCTGGCCCTCCATGCTGCGGACGATCTGGGGCGATGACGACCGGTACGTCGACACCTACTGGTCGCGCTTCGAGGGGATGTACTTCGCCGGCGACGGCGCGAAGAAGGACGAGGACGGCGACATCTGGGTCCTGGGCCGCGTGGACGACGTCATGAACGTCTCGGGGCACCGCATGTCGACCACGGAGATCGAGTCGGCGCTCGTCTCGCACCCCAAGGTCGCCGAGGCGGCCGTCGTCGGCGCGAGCGACGAGACGACCGGCCAGGCGGTCGTCGCCTTCGTGATCC contains:
- the catA gene encoding catechol 1,2-dioxygenase → MTDFQEETTARAADSGAGATAAFKAKQQAGVADTDPERVSLLATEVLSAVHDTIRKHQVTYAEYDALKNWLIQVGEDGEWPLFLDVWVEHVVEEVNSADRKGSKGTIEGPYYVPGAPEFQGTAQMPMRDGEPGTPLRFEGQVRDLDGKPIPHAKLEMWHADAQGFYSQYAPGIPEWNLRSAVVADEEGRYVFNTVRPAPYQIPTDGACGKLIAAAGWHAWRPAHIHMKASAPGYRLITAQLYFPGDEHNADDVASAVKPELMLDIQKDGDAEKTVYDYVLDPA
- a CDS encoding Fic family protein, which codes for MPTAPATDPLLPLVDLPGVAEACARAREDVDRLLKHRVLRKQSADVSGESLIRGARASAELEDHGYQLEAVRAGTIDDPVVTGCLRVAGGLGRITETWEKAPLQAIAALHLQAARGSLHNDDLGRPVGGPEVSRRLQQLADTVRAPRSRDLPGVVVAAVVHGELLALRPFAALNGVVARGAARVALISTGVDPKALAVPEVGHVAERREYEQALAAYRGGTPEGVARWIVHCAGALSAGAVEGLAICEAVLRG
- the acs gene encoding acetate--CoA ligase, producing the protein MSEESPTIDNLLHETRTFVPSSDFAAQANLTAESYDEAASDFEAWWRKQADRLTWETEPTQTLDWSNPPFAKWFADGKLNVAYNCVDRHVEAGKGDKVAYYFEGEPGDTREITYADLKDEISRGANALTELGVRAGDTVAIYMPMIPETVFAMLSCARIGAVHTVVFGGFAADSLATRILDCGAKVVITADGGYRRGKPAGLKDTVDKALEKTPDVHTVLVVRRTGQDTPMTDGRDKWWEDFVGGQSPEHTPEAFDAEHPLYVMYTSGTTGKPKGILHTSAGYLTGCAYTHWALFDIKPDTDVYWTAADVGWVTGHSYIVYGPLANGTTSVLYEGTPDTPHQGRWWEIIDKYKVSILYCAPTVIRMFMKWGEEIPAKYDLGTLRLMGSVGEPINPEAYVWYRRVIGHDSVPVVDTWWQTETGSVMISPLPGVTAAKPGSAMRPIPGIFADVVDSSGVPVPDGQGGYLVITKPWPSMLRTIWGDDDRYVDTYWSRFEGMYFAGDGAKKDEDGDIWVLGRVDDVMNVSGHRMSTTEIESALVSHPKVAEAAVVGASDETTGQAVVAFVILRGGVEDSGDAVVQELRNHVASEISPIAKPRQIMVVPELPKTRSGKIMRRLLKDVAENREIGDVTTLADSTVMDQIQAKLSGQPAADA
- a CDS encoding DoxX family protein encodes the protein MGIARLVGRLTIGGFFVGHGLQKLRGWFGGPGLEGTEQMMASLRLHPTRQNALAAGVTETAGGALVAAGLFTPLAAAGLIGAMTTAVRTVHLPNGPWNANGGYEYNLTLITALAALVESGPGKLSLDHALGIERRGTGWALGAVALGVAASTATTQLSRRLATQHELEGAGI
- a CDS encoding mandelate racemase/muconate lactonizing enzyme family protein; this encodes MQIQRIEAIPFAIPYAKTLRFASGEVDTARHVLVRVHTDDGLVGTAEAPPRPFTYGETQASIIAVISGLFAPALSGTSIFAREQVRAALHRTVGNPTAKAAVDMAIWDLVGQATGRSVTELLGGWTDEMRVCHMLGFDSPEVMVEQARRMRERYGITTFKVKVGRHPIALDVDVCRALRTELGDDIELYVDGNRGWTPSESAEAMRQMADLGLTLAEELCPADDVLGRRWLVRQSAIPFVADESVPTQADVTRELLGGSATAISIKTARTGFSDSQRILGQCEGLGVETVMGNQIDGQIGTACTVAFGAAFAATARRAGELSNFLDMSDDLLAEPLQIVDGRLAVRPGPGLGLTVDETKLAHYRED
- a CDS encoding NDMA-dependent alcohol dehydrogenase translates to MKTKAAVVYETGKPIVVEELELDDDLREGEVLIRYTHAGLCHSDLHIKNGDMEAQLPMVLGHEGAGVIEKIGPGVTRVKAGDQVVCSFIPNCGTCRYCANGQQSICDMGADILIGGLPGDHWPMKNSKGDKVGAMCMIGTFSQYGVIHQASCVKVDDDVPLDKAVLVGCGVPTGFGSAVNTANVRPGETVVVYGIGGIGINAVQGARYAGAKNLIAVDPLENKREKAMELGATHAFATAEEAMAKVTELTRGQMADKLIITTGLVEEPQITAGFHTIGKGGTVVLTGLNRLDLDNIKLPGSLMTLFRKTVKGSLFGDCNPTTDIPKIIGLYQSGDIKLDELITRTYTLDEVNQGYDDLEEGKNVRGVMVHEH
- a CDS encoding metal ABC transporter substrate-binding protein; amino-acid sequence: MPLTRSPGCRTSCSRLAEPRRRASRTGARRRGLRRLVAITAIGVGGLSLSACTAEGSGDVVVGFYPLEYLAGSIAGDSQTVLNLAQPGAEPHDMELTAKQIGAVGAASLVIYEKGLQPALDDAVRNEHPAHVLDVSTVTPLEGGYEELGHGDAESHEGHDHEQETLDPHIWLDPKRMLALAAAVKDHLVQIDEAGASTYEQNLAALQTKLENLDADFTAGLANCERTAIVTTHNAFGYLAKAYGLQQVGIAGLTEEEPSPQKLDEVQQFVQANGVTTIFYEQAVSDKYAKTVAAETGAKTAVLNTLEVRPPSGDYLSAMEQNLQALRQALGCS
- the catC gene encoding muconolactone Delta-isomerase, which produces MLYAVKMDVHIPHDADPAQIAETIAKEKAYSQDLQRGGEWRHIWRCAGQYSNISIFDVADNERLHEILWNLPLFKYMSVEVTPLATHPSDIALLGGE
- a CDS encoding AAA family ATPase, whose amino-acid sequence is MSISYADLGDEVIGREREVELLLAALEAGAHVVLEGPPGTGKTTLLRAVAARQHVPFIFVEGNAELTPGRLVGHFDPAQVLAQGYTPEIFVDGPLLEAMRSGGLLYIEELNRVPEETLNVLLTSMSEGEVHVPRLGSVRAADGFSFVAAMNPYDSVGTARISGAIYDRTCRIAMGYQSPEAENQIGVLRAPEVPDDWRAKVIELVRSTRDHSDVRVGSSVRGVIDLVKVASALAQARGIPVTDWHLGLDAATVALSGRVRLHESSSRTPEEVVRELYEAVFGREPKDEDDDSGEA
- a CDS encoding FKBP-type peptidyl-prolyl cis-trans isomerase, whose product is MDTNHTNSKPEFEIPQSTPPAELQIEDITVGDGAEAQAGMTVDTHYVGKSWSTGKQFDASWDRGQSLSFPLGAGRVIQGWDQGIVGMKVGGRRKITIPPHLGYGEYGAPGAIAPNETLVFVVDLVGVR
- a CDS encoding LysR family transcriptional regulator, whose product is MELRHLRYFLAVAEERHFGRAAARLHMAQPPLSQQIKRLEDEIGAQLLARTTRHVEPTPAGLAFADRARAILAEVDAAAAEARSIAQGSAGSIRIGFVGSASYQVMPQVARAIRTALPDVEIVLSGEMLTPAQTAALLHGTIDLGVLRGPVDAPELAVLPLADEPLIAALPDPHPLASAESLDLRDLAGSRFVGYPGGRRSVVHAAVTEACARAGFSPDIAIEAAETATIVSLVAAGAGVALLPESVRHLTIPGVRYVPLTPAPPLVRLAAAWRKDDASPLLARVLDVVRGLFPAEQRDV